From Ananas comosus cultivar F153 linkage group 8, ASM154086v1, whole genome shotgun sequence, one genomic window encodes:
- the LOC109713581 gene encoding transcription factor RF2a-like: MSESHNNAIMQPSHGSLSLSIPSNGPYGHFSGPEPGAGAGANKRAGFPPTPPFPARSASPHGFGPGPVHARSASQPGFFSLDSLPAMAPPPPHSSSSATFSDSSPDAAMDDLAAAPSAHPLLPKPSPGLPPRKAHRRSRSDVPFAHFQPSIPLAPPSHVKVEANWGFDSNGAEERKHEGGELGDDLFNAYLNLDGLDALNSSEEKHDDLDSRGSSIKTNGADSSENEAESSANDGGSGMRLWPSRSPAMEPERREGAKRNAVGDPVIAGARHRRSLSMDSLMGKLNFGEESLGQQGAQINLANGALNKFSLEFGNGEFTPAEMKKIMANDKLAEMALADPKRVKRILANRQSAARSKERKMRYIAELEQKVQILQREATTLSAQLTLLQRDSAGLASQNNELKLRLHAMEQQAQLRDALNEALTAEVQRLKIACAEIGDSRSSNSLTQQMRAHSQNQMFQLLQQQQQQEPNLFYQLQQPQQNGSATNDELEE; encoded by the exons ATGAGCGAGTCGCATAATAACGCCATTATGCAACCGTCGCACGGGAGCCTCTCGCTCTCCATTCCTTCTAACGGGCCGTACGGTCACTTCTCCGGCCCAGAgcccggcgccggcgccggcgccaaCAAGCGGGCCGGGTTCCCCCCGACCCCGCCGTTCCCGGCCCGGTCCGCGTCGCCCCACGGATTCGGGCCGGGTCCGGTTCACGCCCGGTCCGCCTCCCAGCCGGGCTTCTTCTCCCTCGACTCCCTCCCCGCCATGGCGCCGCCCCCAccccactcctcctcctccgccaccttcTCCGACTCCTCCCCCGACGCCGCCATGGACGACCTCGCCGCAGCCCCATCCGCGCACCCCCTCCTCCCCAAACCCTCCCCGGGGCTCCCCCCTCGCAAGGCCCACCGCCGCTCCCGCAGCGACGTCCCCTTCGCCCATTTCCAACCCTCGATCCCCCTCGCCCCCCCCTCGCACGTCAAGGTGGAGGCGAATTGGGGTTTCGACTCCAATGGCGCCGAGGAGCGGAAGCACGAGGGGGGCGAACTCGGCGACGACCTCTTCAATGCCTACCTGAATTTGGACGGCTTGGACGCGCTGAACTCTTCGGAGGAGAAGCACGACGATTTGGACAGCAGGGGGAGCAGCATCAAGACCAACGGAGCCGATAGCAGCGAGAACGAGGCCGAGAGCAGCGCGAACGACGGCGGGAGCGGCATGCGGCTGTGGCCGAGTCGGAGCCCCGCGATGGAGCCGGAGAGGAGGGAAGGGGCGAAGAGGAACGCCGTCGGGGATCCTGTGATCGCCGGCGCCCGCCATCGCAGGAGCCTTTCTATGGATAGCTTGATGGGGAAGTTGAATTTCGGTGAGGAATCCCTGGGGCAGCAGGGTGCGCAGATCAATTTGGCGAATGGGGCTTTGAATAAGTTCAGCTTGGAGTTCGGAAATGGGGAGTTCACGCCCGCGGAGATGAAGAAGATCATGGCGAACGACAAGCTCGCGGAGATGGCTTTGGCCGATCCAAAGCGCGTCAAGAG GATTTTAGCTAATCGGCAATCGGCCGCACGTTCCAAGGAGCGGAAGATGAGGTATATTGCCGAATTGGAGCAGAAGGTGCAGATCTTGCAGAGAGAAGCTACCACATTGTCGGCGCAGCTTACTTTGTTACAG AGAGACTCAGCTGGACTTGCAAGCCAGAACAATGAGCTGAAGCTGCGGCTTCATGCCATGGAGCAACAGGCACAATTAAGAGATG CTCTGAATGAGGCGCTGACTGCCGAAGTTCAGCGCCTGAAGATTGCCTGCGCAGAGATTGGTGACTCTCGCTCGTCAAACAGCCTAACTCAGCAAATGCGAGCTCACTCTCAGAATCAGATGTTTCAACttctgcagcagcagcagcagcaagagcCTAATTTATTCTACCAATTACAGCAGCCGCAACAGAATGGCTCAGCCACGAATGACGAATTAGAAGAATAA